The following proteins come from a genomic window of Ictalurus furcatus strain D&B chromosome 14, Billie_1.0, whole genome shotgun sequence:
- the man2a2 gene encoding alpha-mannosidase 2x isoform X3 has product MKLKKQVTVCGGAIFCVAVFSLYLMLDRVQHDPARRQNGGNFPRSQISVLQNRIEQLEQLLEENHQIISHIKDSVLELTDTGAISPSGQLPFRSANGSWVLPFDGRPTFLTIKPQDCQFALGRHGQSDLQMLDVYSLLSFDNVDGGVWKQGFDITYEPSEWNNEPLQVFVVPHTHNDPGWIKTFDKYYNDQTQHILNNMVVKLAEDPRRKFIWSEISFFVKWWESVGADKHEAIRKLILGGQLEIVTGGWVMTDEANSHYFAMIDQLIEGHQWLEKNLGVTPHSGWAIDPFGHSATMPYLLKKANLTSMLIQRVHYSVKKHFASTQNLEFMWRQAWDRESGTDLFCHMMPFYSYDVPHTCGPDPKVCCQFDFKRLPGSRINCPWKVPPRAISEANVAERVQALLDQYRKKSKLFRSKVLLVPLGDDFRYDKAQEWDQQYINYQKLFDYMNSHPELHVKAQFGTLTDYFNAVYKANGVGQGMRPPGYPVLSGDFFAYADREDHYWSGYYTSRPFYKNLDRVLESHLRGAEILYSLAVAHARHAGMEGRYPTSDYSLLTDARRNIALFQHHDAITGTAKEAVVIDYGTRLLRSLVGLKRVIINAAHFLIMKNKDVYRFYQTEPFLETDDRRATQDSLPQRTLIELDSSPRYLVLFNPVEQERLCVVTVLVNSARVRVLTEDGQTLPVQLSAQWSSAVQMDGEVYQASFMTRLPALGLAVFHLYDSIDSPMTLRSDTLLRVSGRSQTVHGLDPLPVRSQVADSQPFYIQTQSLTLGFSGTTGLLESIRRKDDPQEVRVQIQFLTYGTRASKDKSGAYLFLPDGIAMPYVQIEPPTVRVVEGPLFSEVVAYYQHFQQTVCIHNVPGIDGLSLDITTLVDIRDQSNKELAMRLVTDIQSEDTFYTDLNGFQIQPRRYFQKIPLQANFYPMPTMAYIQDSQYRLTLHTAQALGVSSLASGQLEVILDRRLMQDDNRGLGQGLKDNKRTANRFRLLLERRSSSSRPVGSYAKISHMISKIIAHVLGDNMKEAVDSGPVSFPSLLSHLTSAILNHEVLALPVVPKKRGVPPLRTFSPLATSLPCDFHLLNLRSIQNQDASSPSPHTALLLHRLGLDCSLELQNPGFNCTTTQGKLAVSGLFRGLDLQLLQPMSLTLMFSEPPLSNNSVISLEPMELSAYKLKLH; this is encoded by the exons ATGAAACTGAAAAAGCAGGTGACTGTGTGTGGCGGGGCCATCTTCTGTGTGGCTGTCTTCTCACTTTATCTGATGTTGGATCGTGTCCAACATGACCCAGCCAGGAGACAGAATGGGGGAAATTTCCCAAGG AGCCAGATTTCGGTGTTGCAGAACCGCATTGAGCAGCTGGAGCAGCTTCTAGAGGAGAACCACCAGATCATCAGCCACATTAAAGACTCTGTGCTGGAGCTTACGGACACAGGCGCCATCTCACCCAGTGGCCAACTTCCATTTCGCAGTGCCAACGGTTCTTGGGTGCTGCCTTTCGACGGCAGGCCTACCTTCCTCACCATAAAACCCCAAGACTGTCAGTTTGCACTGGGCCGCCATGGCCAGAGCGACCTGCAG atgctgGATGTGTACTCTCTGCTGAGCTTTGATAATGTGGATGGAGGTGTGTGGAAGCAGGGCTTTGATATCACGTATGAGCCCAGTGAGTGGAACAATGAACCCCTGCAAGTGTTTGTAGTGCCCCACACTCACAATGACCCAG GTTGGATCAAAACCTTTGACAAATATTATAATGATCAGACACAACATATTTTGAACAACATGGTGGTCAAGCTTGCAGAGGACCCACGCAGGAAATTCATCTGGTCTGAGATATCCTTCTTTGTTAAGTGGTGGGAGAGTGTAGGTGCTGACAAACATGAGGCAATCCGCAA ATTGATCCTGGGAGGGCAGCTGGAGATTGTGACAGGAGGATGGGTAATGACAGATGAAGCAAACAGTCACTATTTTGCCATGATCGACCAGCTTATTGAAGGGCATCAATGGCTGGAAAAAAACTTGG gtgtgaCTCCTCACTCAGGGTGGGCTATTGACCCTTTTGGCCACAGTGCCACAATGCCTTACTTACTGAAGAAAGCCAACCTGACCAGCATGCTAATTCAGAGGGTCCATTACTCTGTTAAGAAGCATTTTGCCTCCACACAGAACCTGGAGTTCATGTGGAGACAGGCTTGGG ATCGTGAGTCAGGCACAGACCTCTTCTGCCACATGATGCCCTTCTACAGCTATGATGTGCCTCACACATGTGGGCCTGACCCAAAGGTCTGCTGCCAATTTGACTTTAAGAGGCTGCCAGGTAGCAGAATCAACTGCCCCTGGAAGGTGCCTCCACGGGCCATTTCTGAGGCTAATGTGGCTGAGAG GGTTCAAGCCCTTTTGGACCAGTATCGCAAGAAGTCTAAGCTTTTCCGTAGCAAAGTTCTGCTGGTACCATTAGGAGATGATTTCCGCTATGATAAAGCCCAAGAGTGGGACCAACAATATATCAACTACCAGAAACTTTTTGATTACATGAACTCTCACCCAGAATTGCATGTTAAG GCCCAGTTTGGCACACTAACGGACTACTTCAATGCTGTATATAAGGCTAATGGGGTGGGCCAGGGGATGAGACCGCCTGGTTACCCTGTACTGAGTGGAGATTTCTTTGCTTATGCTGACCGAGAGGATCATTACTGGAGTGGCTACTACACCTCTAGACCATTCTACAAAAACCTAGACCGTGTGCTTGAGTCCCACCTTAG GGGGGCAGAGATTCTCTACAGTTTGGCTGTTGCACATGCACGCCATGCAGGGATGGAAGGGCGCTACCCCACCTCGGACTACTCCCTTTTGACAGACGCCAGGCGCAACATTGCTCTCTTCCAGCATCATGATGCCATCACTGGCACTGCCAAGGAGGCTGTTGTCATTGACTATGGCACAAG GTTATTGCGCTCACTTGTTGGCTTGAAAAGAGTGATCATTAATGCAGCACACTTCctcataatgaaaaataaagatgtGTATCGCTTCTACCAGACTGAGCCCTTCCTGGAAACG GATGACAGGCGTGCCACACAGGACTCTTTACCCCAGCGCACTCTGATTGAACTGGACTCTTCTCCCAG GTACCTGGTACTGTTTAACCCTGTGGAGCAGGAGCGTCTGTGTGTGGTCACTGTACTGGTTAACTCGGCACGGGTCAGAGTTCTCACTGAGGATGGCCAGACCCTACCAGTGCAGCTCAGTGCACAATGGAGCTCAGCTGTGCAGATGGATGGAGAAGTCTACcag GCTTCCTTCATGACACGCCTCCCTGCTTTGGGATTGGCTGTGTTCCATCTGTACGACTCGATTGACTCCCCCATGACTCTGCGCTCTGATACACTGCTGAGGGTTTCGGGGAGGAGTCAGACCGTGCATGGTTTGGATCCCCTTCCTGTGCGCTCTCAGGTGGCTGACTCGCAGCCCTTCTACATACAGACCCAGTCTCTCACGCTGGGCTTCTCTGGCACCACAGGCCTGTTGGAG AGTATCCGCCGTAAGGATGACCCTCAGGAGGTGAGGGTGCAAATCCAATTCCTCACCTATGGAACTCGGGCTTCGAAGGACAAGAGCGGAGCGTACCTCTTCTTACCAGATGGCATTGCCATG CCGTACGTGCAGATAGAGCCTCCAACTGTGCGTGTTGTGGAGGGTCCTCTCTTTTCTGAGGTGGTCGCATACTACCAGCACTTCCAGCAAACGGTCTGCATACACAACGTGCCag GTATAGATGGTCTGTCTCTGGACATCACCACCTTGGTGGACATCAGGGACCAGAGTAATAAAGAGCTGGCCATGCGTTTGGTCACGGACATCCAGAGTGAGGACACATTCTACACAGACCTCAATGGTTTCCAG ATCCAGCCACGCAGGTACTTCCAGAAAATACCACTGCAGGCCAATTTCTACCCCATGCCCACCATGGCCTACATCCAGGACAGCCAGTACCGTCTGACCCTGCACACGGCCCAGGCCCTGGGAGTCAGCAGCCTCGCCAGTG GTCAGTTGGAGGTTATTCTGGACCGTAGATTGATGCAGGATGATAACAGGGGTCTAGGACAAGGTCTGAAGGATAACAAGAGGACAGCGAACCGATTCCGGCTCCTGTTAGAGAGGAGATCCAGCAGCAGCAGG CCTGTGGGCTCTTATGCCAAAATCAGCCACATGATAAGTAAAATCATCGCTCATGTTTTAGGAGACAACATGAAAGAG GCTGTTGACAGTGGACCAGTCAGCTTCCCCTCTTTGCTgagtcacctgacctctgccaTCTTGAACCATGAGGTGCTGGCACTGCCAGTTGTTCCAAAGAAACGTGGCGTGCCCCCTCTCCGCACCTTTTCCCCACTGGCCACATCACTGCCCTGTGACTTTCATCTGCTGAACCTCAGGAGCATCCAGAACCAG GACGCTAGCTCTCCCTCCCCACACACAGCTCTACTGCTGCATCGGCTGGGTCTAGACTGTAGCCTCGAGCTCCAAAACCCTGGATTCAACTGCACCACCACACAGGGCAAG CTGGCCGTGTCGGGGCTGTTCCGAGGTCTGGACCTGCAGTTGTTGCAGCCCATGTCGCTGACGCTGATGTTCTCAGAGCCTCCGCTCTCCAACAACTCTGTTATCAGCTTGGAGCCCATGGAGCTTTCTGCCTATAAGCTCAAACTGCACTAG
- the man2a2 gene encoding alpha-mannosidase 2x isoform X2 produces MKLKKQVTVCGGAIFCVAVFSLYLMLDRVQHDPARRQNGGNFPRNRIEQLEQLLEENHQIISHIKDSVLELTDTGAISPSGQLPFRSANGSWVLPFDGRPTFLTIKPQDCQFALGRHGQSDLQMLDVYSLLSFDNVDGGVWKQGFDITYEPSEWNNEPLQVFVVPHTHNDPGWIKTFDKYYNDQTQHILNNMVVKLAEDPRRKFIWSEISFFVKWWESVGADKHEAIRKLILGGQLEIVTGGWVMTDEANSHYFAMIDQLIEGHQWLEKNLGVTPHSGWAIDPFGHSATMPYLLKKANLTSMLIQRVHYSVKKHFASTQNLEFMWRQAWDRESGTDLFCHMMPFYSYDVPHTCGPDPKVCCQFDFKRLPGSRINCPWKVPPRAISEANVAERVQALLDQYRKKSKLFRSKVLLVPLGDDFRYDKAQEWDQQYINYQKLFDYMNSHPELHVKAQFGTLTDYFNAVYKANGVGQGMRPPGYPVLSGDFFAYADREDHYWSGYYTSRPFYKNLDRVLESHLRGAEILYSLAVAHARHAGMEGRYPTSDYSLLTDARRNIALFQHHDAITGTAKEAVVIDYGTRLLRSLVGLKRVIINAAHFLIMKNKDVYRFYQTEPFLETDDRRATQDSLPQRTLIELDSSPRYLVLFNPVEQERLCVVTVLVNSARVRVLTEDGQTLPVQLSAQWSSAVQMDGEVYQASFMTRLPALGLAVFHLYDSIDSPMTLRSDTLLRVSGRSQTVHGLDPLPVRSQVADSQPFYIQTQSLTLGFSGTTGLLESIRRKDDPQEVRVQIQFLTYGTRASKDKSGAYLFLPDGIAMPYVQIEPPTVRVVEGPLFSEVVAYYQHFQQTVCIHNVPGIDGLSLDITTLVDIRDQSNKELAMRLVTDIQSEDTFYTDLNGFQIQPRRYFQKIPLQANFYPMPTMAYIQDSQYRLTLHTAQALGVSSLASGQLEVILDRRLMQDDNRGLGQGLKDNKRTANRFRLLLERRSSSSRAVDSGPVSFPSLLSHLTSAILNHEVLALPVVPKKRGVPPLRTFSPLATSLPCDFHLLNLRSIQNQDASSPSPHTALLLHRLGLDCSLELQNPGFNCTTTQGKLAVSGLFRGLDLQLLQPMSLTLMFSEPPLSNNSVISLEPMELSAYKLKLH; encoded by the exons ATGAAACTGAAAAAGCAGGTGACTGTGTGTGGCGGGGCCATCTTCTGTGTGGCTGTCTTCTCACTTTATCTGATGTTGGATCGTGTCCAACATGACCCAGCCAGGAGACAGAATGGGGGAAATTTCCCAAGG AACCGCATTGAGCAGCTGGAGCAGCTTCTAGAGGAGAACCACCAGATCATCAGCCACATTAAAGACTCTGTGCTGGAGCTTACGGACACAGGCGCCATCTCACCCAGTGGCCAACTTCCATTTCGCAGTGCCAACGGTTCTTGGGTGCTGCCTTTCGACGGCAGGCCTACCTTCCTCACCATAAAACCCCAAGACTGTCAGTTTGCACTGGGCCGCCATGGCCAGAGCGACCTGCAG atgctgGATGTGTACTCTCTGCTGAGCTTTGATAATGTGGATGGAGGTGTGTGGAAGCAGGGCTTTGATATCACGTATGAGCCCAGTGAGTGGAACAATGAACCCCTGCAAGTGTTTGTAGTGCCCCACACTCACAATGACCCAG GTTGGATCAAAACCTTTGACAAATATTATAATGATCAGACACAACATATTTTGAACAACATGGTGGTCAAGCTTGCAGAGGACCCACGCAGGAAATTCATCTGGTCTGAGATATCCTTCTTTGTTAAGTGGTGGGAGAGTGTAGGTGCTGACAAACATGAGGCAATCCGCAA ATTGATCCTGGGAGGGCAGCTGGAGATTGTGACAGGAGGATGGGTAATGACAGATGAAGCAAACAGTCACTATTTTGCCATGATCGACCAGCTTATTGAAGGGCATCAATGGCTGGAAAAAAACTTGG gtgtgaCTCCTCACTCAGGGTGGGCTATTGACCCTTTTGGCCACAGTGCCACAATGCCTTACTTACTGAAGAAAGCCAACCTGACCAGCATGCTAATTCAGAGGGTCCATTACTCTGTTAAGAAGCATTTTGCCTCCACACAGAACCTGGAGTTCATGTGGAGACAGGCTTGGG ATCGTGAGTCAGGCACAGACCTCTTCTGCCACATGATGCCCTTCTACAGCTATGATGTGCCTCACACATGTGGGCCTGACCCAAAGGTCTGCTGCCAATTTGACTTTAAGAGGCTGCCAGGTAGCAGAATCAACTGCCCCTGGAAGGTGCCTCCACGGGCCATTTCTGAGGCTAATGTGGCTGAGAG GGTTCAAGCCCTTTTGGACCAGTATCGCAAGAAGTCTAAGCTTTTCCGTAGCAAAGTTCTGCTGGTACCATTAGGAGATGATTTCCGCTATGATAAAGCCCAAGAGTGGGACCAACAATATATCAACTACCAGAAACTTTTTGATTACATGAACTCTCACCCAGAATTGCATGTTAAG GCCCAGTTTGGCACACTAACGGACTACTTCAATGCTGTATATAAGGCTAATGGGGTGGGCCAGGGGATGAGACCGCCTGGTTACCCTGTACTGAGTGGAGATTTCTTTGCTTATGCTGACCGAGAGGATCATTACTGGAGTGGCTACTACACCTCTAGACCATTCTACAAAAACCTAGACCGTGTGCTTGAGTCCCACCTTAG GGGGGCAGAGATTCTCTACAGTTTGGCTGTTGCACATGCACGCCATGCAGGGATGGAAGGGCGCTACCCCACCTCGGACTACTCCCTTTTGACAGACGCCAGGCGCAACATTGCTCTCTTCCAGCATCATGATGCCATCACTGGCACTGCCAAGGAGGCTGTTGTCATTGACTATGGCACAAG GTTATTGCGCTCACTTGTTGGCTTGAAAAGAGTGATCATTAATGCAGCACACTTCctcataatgaaaaataaagatgtGTATCGCTTCTACCAGACTGAGCCCTTCCTGGAAACG GATGACAGGCGTGCCACACAGGACTCTTTACCCCAGCGCACTCTGATTGAACTGGACTCTTCTCCCAG GTACCTGGTACTGTTTAACCCTGTGGAGCAGGAGCGTCTGTGTGTGGTCACTGTACTGGTTAACTCGGCACGGGTCAGAGTTCTCACTGAGGATGGCCAGACCCTACCAGTGCAGCTCAGTGCACAATGGAGCTCAGCTGTGCAGATGGATGGAGAAGTCTACcag GCTTCCTTCATGACACGCCTCCCTGCTTTGGGATTGGCTGTGTTCCATCTGTACGACTCGATTGACTCCCCCATGACTCTGCGCTCTGATACACTGCTGAGGGTTTCGGGGAGGAGTCAGACCGTGCATGGTTTGGATCCCCTTCCTGTGCGCTCTCAGGTGGCTGACTCGCAGCCCTTCTACATACAGACCCAGTCTCTCACGCTGGGCTTCTCTGGCACCACAGGCCTGTTGGAG AGTATCCGCCGTAAGGATGACCCTCAGGAGGTGAGGGTGCAAATCCAATTCCTCACCTATGGAACTCGGGCTTCGAAGGACAAGAGCGGAGCGTACCTCTTCTTACCAGATGGCATTGCCATG CCGTACGTGCAGATAGAGCCTCCAACTGTGCGTGTTGTGGAGGGTCCTCTCTTTTCTGAGGTGGTCGCATACTACCAGCACTTCCAGCAAACGGTCTGCATACACAACGTGCCag GTATAGATGGTCTGTCTCTGGACATCACCACCTTGGTGGACATCAGGGACCAGAGTAATAAAGAGCTGGCCATGCGTTTGGTCACGGACATCCAGAGTGAGGACACATTCTACACAGACCTCAATGGTTTCCAG ATCCAGCCACGCAGGTACTTCCAGAAAATACCACTGCAGGCCAATTTCTACCCCATGCCCACCATGGCCTACATCCAGGACAGCCAGTACCGTCTGACCCTGCACACGGCCCAGGCCCTGGGAGTCAGCAGCCTCGCCAGTG GTCAGTTGGAGGTTATTCTGGACCGTAGATTGATGCAGGATGATAACAGGGGTCTAGGACAAGGTCTGAAGGATAACAAGAGGACAGCGAACCGATTCCGGCTCCTGTTAGAGAGGAGATCCAGCAGCAGCAGG GCTGTTGACAGTGGACCAGTCAGCTTCCCCTCTTTGCTgagtcacctgacctctgccaTCTTGAACCATGAGGTGCTGGCACTGCCAGTTGTTCCAAAGAAACGTGGCGTGCCCCCTCTCCGCACCTTTTCCCCACTGGCCACATCACTGCCCTGTGACTTTCATCTGCTGAACCTCAGGAGCATCCAGAACCAG GACGCTAGCTCTCCCTCCCCACACACAGCTCTACTGCTGCATCGGCTGGGTCTAGACTGTAGCCTCGAGCTCCAAAACCCTGGATTCAACTGCACCACCACACAGGGCAAG CTGGCCGTGTCGGGGCTGTTCCGAGGTCTGGACCTGCAGTTGTTGCAGCCCATGTCGCTGACGCTGATGTTCTCAGAGCCTCCGCTCTCCAACAACTCTGTTATCAGCTTGGAGCCCATGGAGCTTTCTGCCTATAAGCTCAAACTGCACTAG
- the man2a2 gene encoding alpha-mannosidase 2x isoform X1 — translation MKLKKQVTVCGGAIFCVAVFSLYLMLDRVQHDPARRQNGGNFPRSQISVLQNRIEQLEQLLEENHQIISHIKDSVLELTDTGAISPSGQLPFRSANGSWVLPFDGRPTFLTIKPQDCQFALGRHGQSDLQMLDVYSLLSFDNVDGGVWKQGFDITYEPSEWNNEPLQVFVVPHTHNDPGWIKTFDKYYNDQTQHILNNMVVKLAEDPRRKFIWSEISFFVKWWESVGADKHEAIRKLILGGQLEIVTGGWVMTDEANSHYFAMIDQLIEGHQWLEKNLGVTPHSGWAIDPFGHSATMPYLLKKANLTSMLIQRVHYSVKKHFASTQNLEFMWRQAWDRESGTDLFCHMMPFYSYDVPHTCGPDPKVCCQFDFKRLPGSRINCPWKVPPRAISEANVAERVQALLDQYRKKSKLFRSKVLLVPLGDDFRYDKAQEWDQQYINYQKLFDYMNSHPELHVKAQFGTLTDYFNAVYKANGVGQGMRPPGYPVLSGDFFAYADREDHYWSGYYTSRPFYKNLDRVLESHLRGAEILYSLAVAHARHAGMEGRYPTSDYSLLTDARRNIALFQHHDAITGTAKEAVVIDYGTRLLRSLVGLKRVIINAAHFLIMKNKDVYRFYQTEPFLETDDRRATQDSLPQRTLIELDSSPRYLVLFNPVEQERLCVVTVLVNSARVRVLTEDGQTLPVQLSAQWSSAVQMDGEVYQASFMTRLPALGLAVFHLYDSIDSPMTLRSDTLLRVSGRSQTVHGLDPLPVRSQVADSQPFYIQTQSLTLGFSGTTGLLESIRRKDDPQEVRVQIQFLTYGTRASKDKSGAYLFLPDGIAMPYVQIEPPTVRVVEGPLFSEVVAYYQHFQQTVCIHNVPGIDGLSLDITTLVDIRDQSNKELAMRLVTDIQSEDTFYTDLNGFQIQPRRYFQKIPLQANFYPMPTMAYIQDSQYRLTLHTAQALGVSSLASGQLEVILDRRLMQDDNRGLGQGLKDNKRTANRFRLLLERRSSSSRAVDSGPVSFPSLLSHLTSAILNHEVLALPVVPKKRGVPPLRTFSPLATSLPCDFHLLNLRSIQNQDASSPSPHTALLLHRLGLDCSLELQNPGFNCTTTQGKLAVSGLFRGLDLQLLQPMSLTLMFSEPPLSNNSVISLEPMELSAYKLKLH, via the exons ATGAAACTGAAAAAGCAGGTGACTGTGTGTGGCGGGGCCATCTTCTGTGTGGCTGTCTTCTCACTTTATCTGATGTTGGATCGTGTCCAACATGACCCAGCCAGGAGACAGAATGGGGGAAATTTCCCAAGG AGCCAGATTTCGGTGTTGCAGAACCGCATTGAGCAGCTGGAGCAGCTTCTAGAGGAGAACCACCAGATCATCAGCCACATTAAAGACTCTGTGCTGGAGCTTACGGACACAGGCGCCATCTCACCCAGTGGCCAACTTCCATTTCGCAGTGCCAACGGTTCTTGGGTGCTGCCTTTCGACGGCAGGCCTACCTTCCTCACCATAAAACCCCAAGACTGTCAGTTTGCACTGGGCCGCCATGGCCAGAGCGACCTGCAG atgctgGATGTGTACTCTCTGCTGAGCTTTGATAATGTGGATGGAGGTGTGTGGAAGCAGGGCTTTGATATCACGTATGAGCCCAGTGAGTGGAACAATGAACCCCTGCAAGTGTTTGTAGTGCCCCACACTCACAATGACCCAG GTTGGATCAAAACCTTTGACAAATATTATAATGATCAGACACAACATATTTTGAACAACATGGTGGTCAAGCTTGCAGAGGACCCACGCAGGAAATTCATCTGGTCTGAGATATCCTTCTTTGTTAAGTGGTGGGAGAGTGTAGGTGCTGACAAACATGAGGCAATCCGCAA ATTGATCCTGGGAGGGCAGCTGGAGATTGTGACAGGAGGATGGGTAATGACAGATGAAGCAAACAGTCACTATTTTGCCATGATCGACCAGCTTATTGAAGGGCATCAATGGCTGGAAAAAAACTTGG gtgtgaCTCCTCACTCAGGGTGGGCTATTGACCCTTTTGGCCACAGTGCCACAATGCCTTACTTACTGAAGAAAGCCAACCTGACCAGCATGCTAATTCAGAGGGTCCATTACTCTGTTAAGAAGCATTTTGCCTCCACACAGAACCTGGAGTTCATGTGGAGACAGGCTTGGG ATCGTGAGTCAGGCACAGACCTCTTCTGCCACATGATGCCCTTCTACAGCTATGATGTGCCTCACACATGTGGGCCTGACCCAAAGGTCTGCTGCCAATTTGACTTTAAGAGGCTGCCAGGTAGCAGAATCAACTGCCCCTGGAAGGTGCCTCCACGGGCCATTTCTGAGGCTAATGTGGCTGAGAG GGTTCAAGCCCTTTTGGACCAGTATCGCAAGAAGTCTAAGCTTTTCCGTAGCAAAGTTCTGCTGGTACCATTAGGAGATGATTTCCGCTATGATAAAGCCCAAGAGTGGGACCAACAATATATCAACTACCAGAAACTTTTTGATTACATGAACTCTCACCCAGAATTGCATGTTAAG GCCCAGTTTGGCACACTAACGGACTACTTCAATGCTGTATATAAGGCTAATGGGGTGGGCCAGGGGATGAGACCGCCTGGTTACCCTGTACTGAGTGGAGATTTCTTTGCTTATGCTGACCGAGAGGATCATTACTGGAGTGGCTACTACACCTCTAGACCATTCTACAAAAACCTAGACCGTGTGCTTGAGTCCCACCTTAG GGGGGCAGAGATTCTCTACAGTTTGGCTGTTGCACATGCACGCCATGCAGGGATGGAAGGGCGCTACCCCACCTCGGACTACTCCCTTTTGACAGACGCCAGGCGCAACATTGCTCTCTTCCAGCATCATGATGCCATCACTGGCACTGCCAAGGAGGCTGTTGTCATTGACTATGGCACAAG GTTATTGCGCTCACTTGTTGGCTTGAAAAGAGTGATCATTAATGCAGCACACTTCctcataatgaaaaataaagatgtGTATCGCTTCTACCAGACTGAGCCCTTCCTGGAAACG GATGACAGGCGTGCCACACAGGACTCTTTACCCCAGCGCACTCTGATTGAACTGGACTCTTCTCCCAG GTACCTGGTACTGTTTAACCCTGTGGAGCAGGAGCGTCTGTGTGTGGTCACTGTACTGGTTAACTCGGCACGGGTCAGAGTTCTCACTGAGGATGGCCAGACCCTACCAGTGCAGCTCAGTGCACAATGGAGCTCAGCTGTGCAGATGGATGGAGAAGTCTACcag GCTTCCTTCATGACACGCCTCCCTGCTTTGGGATTGGCTGTGTTCCATCTGTACGACTCGATTGACTCCCCCATGACTCTGCGCTCTGATACACTGCTGAGGGTTTCGGGGAGGAGTCAGACCGTGCATGGTTTGGATCCCCTTCCTGTGCGCTCTCAGGTGGCTGACTCGCAGCCCTTCTACATACAGACCCAGTCTCTCACGCTGGGCTTCTCTGGCACCACAGGCCTGTTGGAG AGTATCCGCCGTAAGGATGACCCTCAGGAGGTGAGGGTGCAAATCCAATTCCTCACCTATGGAACTCGGGCTTCGAAGGACAAGAGCGGAGCGTACCTCTTCTTACCAGATGGCATTGCCATG CCGTACGTGCAGATAGAGCCTCCAACTGTGCGTGTTGTGGAGGGTCCTCTCTTTTCTGAGGTGGTCGCATACTACCAGCACTTCCAGCAAACGGTCTGCATACACAACGTGCCag GTATAGATGGTCTGTCTCTGGACATCACCACCTTGGTGGACATCAGGGACCAGAGTAATAAAGAGCTGGCCATGCGTTTGGTCACGGACATCCAGAGTGAGGACACATTCTACACAGACCTCAATGGTTTCCAG ATCCAGCCACGCAGGTACTTCCAGAAAATACCACTGCAGGCCAATTTCTACCCCATGCCCACCATGGCCTACATCCAGGACAGCCAGTACCGTCTGACCCTGCACACGGCCCAGGCCCTGGGAGTCAGCAGCCTCGCCAGTG GTCAGTTGGAGGTTATTCTGGACCGTAGATTGATGCAGGATGATAACAGGGGTCTAGGACAAGGTCTGAAGGATAACAAGAGGACAGCGAACCGATTCCGGCTCCTGTTAGAGAGGAGATCCAGCAGCAGCAGG GCTGTTGACAGTGGACCAGTCAGCTTCCCCTCTTTGCTgagtcacctgacctctgccaTCTTGAACCATGAGGTGCTGGCACTGCCAGTTGTTCCAAAGAAACGTGGCGTGCCCCCTCTCCGCACCTTTTCCCCACTGGCCACATCACTGCCCTGTGACTTTCATCTGCTGAACCTCAGGAGCATCCAGAACCAG GACGCTAGCTCTCCCTCCCCACACACAGCTCTACTGCTGCATCGGCTGGGTCTAGACTGTAGCCTCGAGCTCCAAAACCCTGGATTCAACTGCACCACCACACAGGGCAAG CTGGCCGTGTCGGGGCTGTTCCGAGGTCTGGACCTGCAGTTGTTGCAGCCCATGTCGCTGACGCTGATGTTCTCAGAGCCTCCGCTCTCCAACAACTCTGTTATCAGCTTGGAGCCCATGGAGCTTTCTGCCTATAAGCTCAAACTGCACTAG